The genomic interval ATAAATGCTATTGTGGATTTCAGAAAACTTTTTGAGTAAGGAAGTTTCTTTTTGAAGGTCAAAGATGAGTGGCTGTTCCATAGCGTTAGTATTTTTGCTCTCTTTTCTTAAATGCTTCTTTCCCGCCTTCAAGATTGATTAGTTTTTCCCTTGTGGCTAAATTTTCTATGGTAGTCGGGGTTATTAGCGTTACATTGTGTTCGTCCATCTCCAAAATATGTATCAACTCTGCATCACCGTTGATTACAAAATTGGCGTTGTGGGTAGCGAAAATTATTTGTCGTTCTTGCTTTTTTTGCTTGATAACATCAACCAAGTAATTGGAAATGAGCATACTATCCAAGTGCGCTTCGGGTTCGTCTATGATAATAGGGCTATTACCAAGTGTAAGCAAAATCACCAAAGCAGCGGTACATCTTTGCCCAAATGATGTTCTTTCCACAGAACGCCCATCATAAGAAACATTGATTTGCTTATAGTTGAAGGTGTCCCATTTGTGTTTTTTCACTAAACAAAGAAAAATATCAAAATTTTCTTTGTCTTCAAGCACTTTCAATAAAGCATCACGGGCATCACTTTGGTCTTTATTTTTTCTGATTTCATCAAGTAATTTTGTTTGATAATTGTCATTCCCGACAAATTCAAAAGGCTCTGCAATAGAAAACAAAGCATCACGAATGGTTGTGCTGTTAAGTTTGCTTGGTAACTCGTCATTGGTTTTAAACAAATCCCTAAACTCCTCAAAAAGTTTATTTTTGGCTGTTTGAGTGTCAAAGGTGTATTTCAAAGTAATAGGTTTTACCAAAATAGTGGAAGTGCTGATATTTTGCAAACTTTGACTAATAGGGTCGATTTGCCTTTCAAGTTCTTGCTTGTAAGTTTCACTTGCTTGGCTAATTTTCTCAAAATCAAATGAATTGATAAAATTTTCAAGTGTTTCAATTTCTTGTTTTAGTGTTGTTATTTCTTGCTCTGTTTTAGCAACTTGTAAGTTGGCATTGCTAATGTCTTTTGAGTCGGCATCAGTAATTCCTTTTGAACGTAAATATTCGTTCATCTTATTTTTCTGTGTTTGCAATTCAGTTTGCAAAGAGGAAATCCTGCTTTCTGCTTCTGTAAAATCTTTTGCTTGTTGCTCTATTGTTTTTAATTGCGCAATAATTTCAGCCTTCGCTGTGGCATAAGCATTTTGGACTTCCGTATTTTCAATTTCTGTTTTTATAATTTCAGAAATTTTGGCAAGCAAAGCATTGTACTGATTTTTAGATTGCTCTATGCTTGTAAGTTCTTTTTGAAAAGTATTGATTTGGTTGCTGATAGTTTGGTATTCCTCGCTTTTATCATAATCAATTTTTGACTTGTGGGTTTGTAAGTCCTGTTCTTTTGCTTTGAGTGCCTTTTTCTGTTGTTGTAATTTTCGTTTCTTGCTTATCAAATCCGTAAGGTTTTGTATGGCACTCTCTAAGGCTGTTTGATTGCTTTTCAAAACACCATTATTTTC from Rhodoflexus caldus carries:
- a CDS encoding TrlF family AAA-like ATPase, producing the protein MTNYNNYPKGSEWAKWDLHVHSPMTHLNNQFNNEWNSWVQKFIDNEIRVIGLTNYFRFAENELETVRQKLNQHNILVLPNLEFRIAQPNKSGEFINLHIIFNPDKVDSTAIHNFLGRLQTKTNAYCNALNSENDFSTAVVNDETLLNQLKTDFTEYEHYLIVCCPNGYGGFRSNNKEGRSVAIAQIFDKSAHFFFGRSQDRNHFLDKSRYENAVQKPVVYTSDAHKVDEIGSFTWIKANPTFEGLKQIIFEPEHRVKIQETKPAEPLYQIKKLNLNFPETTQLVFRDKETNQDISHNFCLKGTRELYFSPNLTCIIGGRGTGKSTLLGILEKYVLPKSTPFFQREGLQIKDKDGKAIDLKEPIIAVDSNVDTQFIEFISQNEIESFAKNSEALTLALYNRLIKQDERENNGVLKSNQTALESAIQNLTDLISKKRKLQQQKKALKAKEQDLQTHKSKIDYDKSEEYQTISNQINTFQKELTSIEQSKNQYNALLAKISEIIKTEIENTEVQNAYATAKAEIIAQLKTIEQQAKDFTEAESRISSLQTELQTQKNKMNEYLRSKGITDADSKDISNANLQVAKTEQEITTLKQEIETLENFINSFDFEKISQASETYKQELERQIDPISQSLQNISTSTILVKPITLKYTFDTQTAKNKLFEEFRDLFKTNDELPSKLNSTTIRDALFSIAEPFEFVGNDNYQTKLLDEIRKNKDQSDARDALLKVLEDKENFDIFLCLVKKHKWDTFNYKQINVSYDGRSVERTSFGQRCTAALVILLTLGNSPIIIDEPEAHLDSMLISNYLVDVIKQKKQERQIIFATHNANFVINGDAELIHILEMDEHNVTLITPTTIENLATREKLINLEGGKEAFKKREQKY